CATCCCGCTGGGGTGAGTTGGTTTGGGCGATGATGCGAATTTCGCCGGAGGCGGTACGTTCCCACTGTGTTGCTTCAATTAATGGTTGGGGAATTGAAGCCGGGGTGATGGCAGCGGGTGGTTGGGCGATCGTGCCGGTGCGAATCGTCCGGTTGATTGCGCGAAAATCTTGCCAAGTTAGTGCTGTATCAATTTGTTCCGTGGGTCGGACGGGAATCCCGCCGCGTCCTGTGATGACAAATTTGCTGGCGCGATTGGGCGCGCAAGTTTGGGCAACTTGTTGGGCGCGATCGAGTAAATAATTTGGCAATTCCGCCACACCTTGTTCGGGGTCGGCGTTGAGCGTATTAATCCTGATGTCGCCGTTAAACTGCACACCAAGGGCGGAACTGGCGGTAATGTCGCTGGCCGGGGTGAGCTGCGGTGCTGGCCGAATCCCGAGGACGTTCTGGCCATTGATTTCGACCTGGCCACCAAAGTTATTGGTGGAATTTGCGGTGATGTCGCTATTTTCTAGGGCGGGGCCAATTAGGAAAGGCGTATTAATCGTGATATTGCCGCCCGTCGCGGTGCCGTCAGCATTGCCGGTAATTAAGCTCGCGTTGCGTAAGGTAACATTTTGGCTCCCGTTGATGGTGATATTGCCACGATCGCCACCGCGACTGGTAGCGGTTAATGTGCCACCGTTATCCAGCAAGACGGAATTGGCTTGGATGGCGATATTGCCGACCGAGCCATTGCCTGGCAATGCCGATGAGCGCGAACTTGTGGGTAGATTGCTGACGTTAATCACGGCTCCATCGCGGACAATTAAGCGATCGGCGGTAACGCTGATTGTGCCACCTTGACCGGTTTGGGCTGGTGGTGGGACTGGGACATTCGGTGGTGGCAAAATCAAGACTGAAGTAGAGATCAAACCGCCAAGGCTCTGGGGATTGCCGCCCGCCAGTTCAACTGCTTTGACCCTGACGGTAATATCGCCGGCATCGCCCGACCAACTGGTGGCGGTGGCAATCTGTGCCCCGTCGCCGACAAAGAGTTGATCGCCAGAGAGCGTAATTGCACCGGCAGCACCGCTGCCGCCGCCACTGACCGTGGAGAAAATGCCACTGGGGCCACTGGGGCCGATACCGGTTATGGTGGAATTTGTGGCTTGAATGGTGATGATGCCACCATCGCCCGGACCCCTTGTGGATGAGTTGATTTGGGCCCCGTTCGTGATACTCAATTGGTCACTGGTGACCGTAATCGGACCACCATTGCCGCCCGCACCACTGGCAAACAGGCCGCTGGCCCGCCTGACGCCACTACCGTCAAGATTGACACTTTTGGCAGTGATCGCCAGACTGCCGCTATTTCCGCGTCCACTGGTGGCCGTGACGACTTGTGCGCCGTTGCTGACATTGAGGCTGTCAGTATTGATGGTGATAATACCGGCATCGCCGGTGGCTGTGCGGTTAATCACCTGAGAGAAAATGCCACTCTGGGCGCCCACCGCCGGAATCTCACCGCTGAGGTTGATTTGGCTGGCTTTGATCTCGACATTACCTGCTTGACCAGCGCGTAGGGTCGAAGCGGAAATAATCCCACCATCACTGGCTTGGAGGAGTCCAGTGTTGAGCTTGATGTCGCCACCGATCGCCGTTGCTGCAGCGGTGAGGCCAATATCAGTTGAGACGAAGCTGGGAAAAATATTGCCGTTGCGCAGGCCCGTGACCAGAATGCGATCAGTGGTATTGATTGTAATTGGTTGTCCCTGACCGCTGCCTAAAGTCAGACCGATGATCGCCGATCCGTCTTGGACTTGCAGTGATTTACCTTGAATATTGATCGCGCCATTGTTCGCGGTGCTACTGCTGGTGTCGATCGAAGCCGCGTTCGCTAAGCGGATATTGCCGAAGTCTGAGACCTGACTATAGCTAACCCCTAAGGTATTCGTCAGATCCACGAGTTGAGCGGCGGTAACACTGCCAACTTCGATGCGCCCTTGGTCGGCGGTGAGATTCCCACCGTCGAGATTGACTTCCCCACCGATGAGGGCTAGGGTTTGGCCTGGATTTACCGCAAGACCGGCGGGACGAGCGCTCCGATTGATGGCAAAGCCCCCGCCGATCGCTAAATTATGGCCAGGCCCATTGACTTGAATTGCGCCGGGGTTCGCGCCGTATTGTAGACCGACGGGAACGCTGACGGTTAGGAGTGGGGTGGGAGCTGTTGCACTGAAGGTGGTGCCGTCTTGGAACTGAATGCTATCGGCGGTGCTTCCAAAGAAGGAGCCACCGAGTTGTAATGTGGCGCCGCTACCAAACGTGAGACCGTTGGGGTTGAGCAAGAAAAGATTGGCTGTCCCATTGGCCTGGAGTATGCCATCGATCGTGGAAGCACTGCCTCCGGTGACGCGGGCAAAGATATTTTGGATTGTGGCGGCATTGTTGTCGAAAAAGGCGGTTTCGCCATTGACCACAGAAAACTGCGTGAAGCTATGAAACAGGTTGCCCCCGACTTGAGTACCGCCGCTAAGGGTACAGGGTGTACAAGTTGCGCCGGTGGGAGTGACGATCGAGTTATTCGGTAAAGTCGTATCGCCGACGATTTGGGCTGCGGTTGGTAAAGCCTGTAGCCAAGCAGTCGCAGCAATCGGTAATACCGAAAAAAGCCAATAGCGTTTGAACGAACGAACGGGGGCTGGCATAGCGCATCGCGGTGGAGAAAAAACGGAAAGTGGGAGTTGTGGATGAACTCAGGCATCGCCGATCACACCGACAAACTCAGTCTTAGAATGCCCAAAAAGCGAATAGACGCACAATGTTCGAGATTGTGATGTCAGGTTTTTCATACAAATGGCCAGTCGTGGCATGCGTGCAATTGCCGCGAACACATGCTGAGACCGGCCAAATCAGGATTTGATCGTTAATTATGGAATTGGGGCCCTTTATCCAGATGACTTTAACTGGATGATTCTGGGATCTGGCTTGTGCTAGAGATTACTCCAATAGCCATCGCCAGGAATGCCCCATTCGGTTTGATGGCGATCGTCCACTTGCTTGTTAGCGCGTTTGCGAGTGTGACTAAAGGCTTTGGGGGTACTCAACTCAAATTGGTTGGCGCTGGGTGAAACGAGATCAATCACCATTGTTTCGACTTGAGTCAATGTGATGTTGCTTGAGTCGCCGATCGCCGGTTGAGACTGGTTTTGTTTGACCATTGAGAGGACTGTGTCGATTACCTGACTTACGTTGCCTGAGTTGCCAAAGCCCTCAAATTGAATTGCTAGATTGAATCCGCCACTGTTTTGGTTGCCCGCTGCCTGGGGAGCGCTATCTGTATCCGAGATAGTTGAAAATAAACCACGTTGATAAAACAAATCAGCAACTTTCTGCCACCAGCCATCACTATCGGCACCCCACCAATAGCCGTCGCCATGGGTGCCCCACTGATAAACCTGGCTGTTTTGAATCATGTCATTGATTGCACCAGTTGGTTCTTGCGTCAGTTGTTGGGCGTATTGTTGAGTCTGAGATGGGCTATTAAGCGCGTTATTCATCCAACTCAAACGTTGGTTATTGGCAAGATTGGGATTGAGTCTGCTTGCCAGTGCTTTTTTCGTTTGGTTATGAATTTGCTGGAAGTTAATCGTCGTCTCTTGGACATCCCAACCAATTACATCAAAGGCCGTCAAGTCTAACTGGGAAATCATCACCCGCTGCTTTTTCTTGAGCCGCGGCGACATCAAGCCCTCAGTGCCATACTTCCAGTGGCTTGCCTGTTCGCCATCACCACCGAGAGACTGATCCAGTCCAGTGGCGAATTCTGCCAGAGCTGTTTCACCATCGATCGAAAAGTACTTCTTTCCACCATTAGATCCATAGGCTAAATCAATATCGCTCCATCCATCACTGGTATCGATGTTGTAGCGGTATAGATCAAGGGCGGTCGCATAGCTGACTCGATCTTGAAGAAAGTCACGATATGCCGTGAGTTGATCGCCCTGTATCTCAACACGACTACCGATCCAACCGGGTTGATCAACGCCACTGACAAAGCCTAGTACGTGGCCGATCTCATGCATAACCGTGCTGAGATAATCTAAATCGTTGCCGCCCATTTTCCCCGATCGGGAATAATCATAGTTCCAATTGAATTTGCTATTACCGGCTAGGTTCCCGAGTAAAATGACGCCATCTAAACCTTGGTCATGTCGACCAATTAAGTTCAACGCCTTCGCATTTGCCCGAGTTAGATTAACGTCCTCGATGGAGCGCGACGAGCGAAAGTTATCATCATCGCGGATGAACATATCATATACAACTCGAGATGAGAACCGCCTCAAATTCTGAACGGCAGTTGCATCATTCGCTGTTGTTTGATCGGCATCCAAAGCATTGTAGAAATCCTCATGATCAACATCTGCCTGAATTCCGGGTAATGCTCCACCAATCACGTCTTTAGGCAAGCTGCTAGAGGTGCCAACGTGGATATTTAGGGTGACGTCATCTTGGAGATAACTCGACCAAATTTTACCTGCAGTTTCGACGCCAACCATTTGCTGCAGTGTAATGTCTTGCCCGTAAGTAAAATTGAATTGTGTTGCCATGGGTGTCTGATGAAAGTTGAACCGACTGCCTGAGGTTGGTAAGACACACCATCATGAATTCTAAAAACAATCGAAATTGTTACACCTGAATGTTGTCATTATCATTCTTAAATATTGATTTAAGTTGGGCACTTATACGGAAAATGGTTGTGTTTTAGAGAAATTTAAATTCTTTTGTAATCATCTGTCAGAAGGGATCACGGCCTTTCTGACTGCCCTAATAAAAAGCTGTCTACAATCTAGATTGTAGACAGCGAGATGAGTCGTTAAGTTAAACCGGTAGATGTTGCAAAGGAAGATTTTGCTAGATGCTCACATCCCAATAGCCATCACCCGGAATGCCCCAGTCAGAACTATGATCGGGCTGATTTTTGACAGGTGTCTTACTTCCCTGGATGGAGAAAGACTTCGGCGTCTTCAAATCAAATGCATCATTTTGTAGTTGCATCAGTTGAATATCCCCAGTCTCCACTGTTGGGGCCGTATTGGATGGGGTATCGGCATTGCTAGTTGGTGTGTTGCTCCATTGAATGTTCAGAATAGGGCGACTGGGCACTGTTTCTGTTATCACGCTGCTGTAGTGATTCCCCATGCGGCTGAACATGTCTGCATTGCCAACATCACTAGAGGGCTGGGAGCTACCACCTTCAACTGTCGAAAAGAGCGATCGCTGTTGGAATAGATCAACAATCTTTTGCCACCAGCCATCACCACCGGTGCCCCATTCATAGGTTATGCTGCGAGCAATCATGTCGATAACCGCCAGTGGTCGATCGCCACCAATCCAATATGCGGCGGCATCTTGGTAGTTCTGAACCCAGCTTGTACTGGTATTAAGCTTAGAGGCTAAGCTCTGAATCGCCTGGAATTCCATACTTGACCAGGATTGGGAGGCGGCGTTAGCGTTTATATCCCAGCCAATGACATCGAAGGCCCGCCGATCGAGATTAGTAATCCCTTGACGGCGACCAAAACGGGCGACTGGAGCCATGATGGAATGAGACTGATAGTAATCACTCTCTTCCCAGTGGCTACCTTGATAGCCATCGCCACCATTGGCGATATCATCGCCATTTGCGAAATAGGCCAGTGTTGAATTGCCATCATTAATGGAAAACGTTTTCCAACCGCCTTGATAGCCATAGCTAAAGTCGGGGCTGTTACTCCATTTACTGTCGTTAAATCGGAATAAATCTAATATTGTGCCTTCATTGGCCCGCTGGGTGATTTCCGCATCATACTCCCACATGCGATTAGCGTTAAATGCCTGTCGCACATCGCGCCAGCCGGTTGCACCATCGATGCCACTGACGAAGCCAAGGATGTGGCCAATTTCGTGTAGTGCCGTACTGACATAATCTAGTTTGTTAGATGCAATAGAGCCGCCAGAGAAATCATAGCTCCATGGTGCAGTTTGACTCATAAGAATCAGCCCATCGATTGCTGCACCGTTAGTCGACAGTCCTAACGCCTTAGCATTCGCATTGGTAATATCAAGTTCAGACGCTTGCTTTTGAATGGAAGACTGGTTGCCAAGCCATGTGTAGTCATTTGTCATCCAGTCAAAGTTGACTGTTTGCGATGCGCCAGATGCTAGATTGTTTGTTGCCGTATAGTCATCATTACTACGGCGATCGTTGAACAGTGCATTGCGGACTTGGGAATAGGCTGTACTCGATCGGATACCGGGCAAGGCCCCACCAATGACGCCCTGTGGCAAACTGCTGGATGTACTAACGTGAATGTTGATCGTGGTATTGTCTTGTAGCTGTTGACTCCACAACTGGCCAGCAATTTCCATGCCGATCATTTGATTGAATGTGGTGCCCCTATCGTAAGTAAAGTTGAATTGTGTGGACATAGTTGGTAGGTCTAAAGAAAAATCGGCATGGTAAATGCAGACCCTTTTCCAACATCAAATGAACCGGTTATGGATTTCGCCTAGATCGAAAAAACTTTGTTTGTCGCTGCGTTGAGTATTTTAGTCAGTGCGACGCTTTTGTTCTATACGCTACATTCTGTTATAAATACTCACGAATTCCCAATCGTCTGATCACGCAAATTCTATGTTTAGGTGAGATAAAGCCGCAGGCGCAAATTGTGGGGATATATCAAGTTTTATCGGTGTTGTGCTTTTACGAGGCTTTATGCTCGTTTCAGAAATTATTCTAAGCCTTTGATCGTAAAGGTTGTGGGGCTTGTAAGATTGAGTCTTAGCGAAATCATGTTGCTGATAAAAATCAGTATCTTCGTCGGTAAGCGCATCAGGATCGCAATCAGTGTTGAAAAATTACATCATTGAGATTGAGTTCATTTGAATCATCCTGGAATCTTGCGCTAGCAACTTGCGATTTTGTACGGCTGATTAAAAATATTTGATTTGTACCCATCATAAAAACTGCTCAGGTTTATCGTGCCCTGAGCAGTTTTTACGATGTGATGAAGTGATTGACCGTTTAGATTTGGTTATCCCAGTAGCCATCTCCCGGAATCCCCCAGTCAATTTGGTTGTCAAGTCCAGGTTGTTTAGCTATTTGTCCGACACTAATCGAAAATGCCTTAGGCGTGTTGAGATCAAACTCGCTGTTTTGGACTTGGACTAACTGCACCGATGTTGCTTGCACGGTGACGCCATTTTGCTCAATTGTCGATTGCGCGTTGTCGTTAGATTTCTCCCATTGAACAGTCAGCTCCGGGTATGCCGGTGTGGTTGCACTGCTACTCCTGTTGGAAGTGACATTAGTTAATGGTTGTGCTGCTCCTAGATCAATTTTTGAGAATAGTGCCCGCTGCTGGAAGATCTGCTTGACCTTTTGCCACCAGCCACCACCATCAACGCCCCATTCGTAGATGACACTTTTTTTAATCATCTGAGTGACGTCAGCTTCACGCGACTGGCGCAGACTCGAAACGGTTTGCGACTTATTGGCCTCCATCCATTCGATGCTGGTATTGAGTTTGGCTGCCATCGCGGCTTTCGCTCGATCACGTAATGTACCCCAACTAACGGCATAATCATTGCGGACATCCCAGCCGATCGCATCCATTGCCTGGACATCCACCCAGCCGATCGACTGACGACGACCCCGACCCAGGGCGGGAGCCATCACAGAATTCGCTTGATACCATTCACTACTTTGCCAGTGGCTTGCTTGGTAGCCATCGCCGCCGTCATTGATGCTGTCGCCATTTGCAAAATAGCCTAGTGCTGTTGCACCATCATCAACTGAAAACTTCTTCCAGCCGCCAAAGTTTCCGTAGCTAAAGTCTGGATTGGCACTTGTGCGCTCAGCATTGAAGCGGAATAGGTCAAGCACTGTACCAGAATTCGCGCGGTTCCACAGCTTTTGCTCATATTCGGCCATCCGATTGCTCTGAAAGGCTTGCCACGCACTGCGGAGCTCACCGGGATTATCTAAACCGCTAACGAAGCCGAGAATATGACCAATCTCGTGCATCGCTGTACTGACAAAGTCGAGCTTTGTGCTGGCTGTTGTACCGGTAAATTTATAGCTCCAAGGTGCTGCTTTACCCATCAAGATAAAACCATCCAATGCCGAACCATTTGTTGCAATGCCAAGTGCCTTGGCATTGGCATTCGTCATATTTAGCCGCCTCAGCAGCCGCTGCCGGTTGTCTTGATCACTAATTGCTTCGTCGGCTTCGGTGACCCAGTCGAATTCGACCGCTTGGCGCCAGTCCTGGGAAAGATGCTGGCTAGCAGTGTGATCGAGGCTGCTAGTCCGATTGTTAAATAAGGCATTCCGGACATTTTCATAGCTCACCCGGGACTTCATCGCCGGCAGTGCGCCCCCAATTACACCCGCTGGTAAATCGCTCGAACTAGCAATATGGATGTTGATGGTTGTGTTGTCTTGCAGATAATGGGACCAAGCCTGGCCCGCAATTTCCATTCCCAACATTTGGTTATAGGAAACGCCTTGATCGTAGGTGAAATTAAATTGTGTCGACATTGTAAGAGCTGGAAGGTCCGATTGAGAGTGGCTAAAGGTAGATGTATTCCCATGCCTGTAGGACGAAGGTTCCAAATAGTCAGTGCGTAGTCAGAGAGAAGTGCTTGATTTCGTCGCTGAATTAACGAATTGCTGTGCCTAGATGCAGAAGCGAGATCGGATCGATGTTGCTTGTTCCCTTGGTTTGACGTGTTACTTAACTAATCTGACGGCAGACAAATGGAATTCCCAAGCGTCAGACTACGCAAATTGCATATTGAGTATCGGTAAAGCAAACTGGTGAAAATCGGTTTGAATATGAAGGCTAGGTCATGATCGACATTTATGCTCAGATGTCAGCCTGCTAATGATTTCTGAAATAGCTTAATAGCCGCAGATCTAGTGAGTCTTTTTGTGGGTCTATGTCTGGGTGAATAGTGCTGATTGAAATCAGTAAGTTGATTGTTGATTCAATTAGTATTGGATATCGGTATCGCGTTTATTGCCGGGATTGATGACATTTGCTGTCTGAAATTGAATTGCTGTAATTGATTTAGCTAAAAGAATAATTCCACGATCGCCATTTGCGTTAAGTTGAAGGTGAGATGTCACATCGTCTGATTTCGGCTAAATCATCAACTCCGATCGTGGGAGCCTCACCACCCGATGGAAACTTTTCAAGCCTTAATACTAAATAATCCCGATGAGCTGTTCGCTGCAGAGCTACAATCGCTGCCGATCACGGCTTTACCGGAGGGTGAAGTGTTAGTGCAGGTTGGTTATTCTAGCCTGAACTATAAAGATGCCCTCGCCGTAACAAATATGGCGCTAGTGGTGCGCCAGTTTCCGATCGTGCCGGGGATTGATCTTGCCGGTGTTGTTCAGGAATCGCACGATGA
This is a stretch of genomic DNA from Romeriopsis navalis LEGE 11480. It encodes these proteins:
- a CDS encoding NF038122 family metalloprotease, which gives rise to MATQFNFTYGQDITLQQMVGVETAGKIWSSYLQDDVTLNIHVGTSSSLPKDVIGGALPGIQADVDHEDFYNALDADQTTANDATAVQNLRRFSSRVVYDMFIRDDDNFRSSRSIEDVNLTRANAKALNLIGRHDQGLDGVILLGNLAGNSKFNWNYDYSRSGKMGGNDLDYLSTVMHEIGHVLGFVSGVDQPGWIGSRVEIQGDQLTAYRDFLQDRVSYATALDLYRYNIDTSDGWSDIDLAYGSNGGKKYFSIDGETALAEFATGLDQSLGGDGEQASHWKYGTEGLMSPRLKKKQRVMISQLDLTAFDVIGWDVQETTINFQQIHNQTKKALASRLNPNLANNQRLSWMNNALNSPSQTQQYAQQLTQEPTGAINDMIQNSQVYQWGTHGDGYWWGADSDGWWQKVADLFYQRGLFSTISDTDSAPQAAGNQNSGGFNLAIQFEGFGNSGNVSQVIDTVLSMVKQNQSQPAIGDSSNITLTQVETMVIDLVSPSANQFELSTPKAFSHTRKRANKQVDDRHQTEWGIPGDGYWSNL
- a CDS encoding NF038122 family metalloprotease, translating into MSTQFNFTYDRGTTFNQMIGMEIAGQLWSQQLQDNTTINIHVSTSSSLPQGVIGGALPGIRSSTAYSQVRNALFNDRRSNDDYTATNNLASGASQTVNFDWMTNDYTWLGNQSSIQKQASELDITNANAKALGLSTNGAAIDGLILMSQTAPWSYDFSGGSIASNKLDYVSTALHEIGHILGFVSGIDGATGWRDVRQAFNANRMWEYDAEITQRANEGTILDLFRFNDSKWSNSPDFSYGYQGGWKTFSINDGNSTLAYFANGDDIANGGDGYQGSHWEESDYYQSHSIMAPVARFGRRQGITNLDRRAFDVIGWDINANAASQSWSSMEFQAIQSLASKLNTSTSWVQNYQDAAAYWIGGDRPLAVIDMIARSITYEWGTGGDGWWQKIVDLFQQRSLFSTVEGGSSQPSSDVGNADMFSRMGNHYSSVITETVPSRPILNIQWSNTPTSNADTPSNTAPTVETGDIQLMQLQNDAFDLKTPKSFSIQGSKTPVKNQPDHSSDWGIPGDGYWDVSI
- a CDS encoding S-layer family protein yields the protein MPAPVRSFKRYWLFSVLPIAATAWLQALPTAAQIVGDTTLPNNSIVTPTGATCTPCTLSGGTQVGGNLFHSFTQFSVVNGETAFFDNNAATIQNIFARVTGGSASTIDGILQANGTANLFLLNPNGLTFGSGATLQLGGSFFGSTADSIQFQDGTTFSATAPTPLLTVSVPVGLQYGANPGAIQVNGPGHNLAIGGGFAINRSARPAGLAVNPGQTLALIGGEVNLDGGNLTADQGRIEVGSVTAAQLVDLTNTLGVSYSQVSDFGNIRLANAASIDTSSSTANNGAINIQGKSLQVQDGSAIIGLTLGSGQGQPITINTTDRILVTGLRNGNIFPSFVSTDIGLTAAATAIGGDIKLNTGLLQASDGGIISASTLRAGQAGNVEIKASQINLSGEIPAVGAQSGIFSQVINRTATGDAGIITINTDSLNVSNGAQVVTATSGRGNSGSLAITAKSVNLDGSGVRRASGLFASGAGGNGGPITVTSDQLSITNGAQINSSTRGPGDGGIITIQATNSTITGIGPSGPSGIFSTVSGGGSGAAGAITLSGDQLFVGDGAQIATATSWSGDAGDITVRVKAVELAGGNPQSLGGLISTSVLILPPPNVPVPPPAQTGQGGTISVTADRLIVRDGAVINVSNLPTSSRSSALPGNGSVGNIAIQANSVLLDNGGTLTATSRGGDRGNITINGSQNVTLRNASLITGNADGTATGGNITINTPFLIGPALENSDITANSTNNFGGQVEINGQNVLGIRPAPQLTPASDITASSALGVQFNGDIRINTLNADPEQGVAELPNYLLDRAQQVAQTCAPNRASKFVITGRGGIPVRPTEQIDTALTWQDFRAINRTIRTGTIAQPPAAITPASIPQPLIEATQWERTASGEIRIIAQTNSPQRDVIASALTCATAQK
- a CDS encoding NF038122 family metalloprotease codes for the protein MSTQFNFTYDQGVSYNQMLGMEIAGQAWSHYLQDNTTINIHIASSSDLPAGVIGGALPAMKSRVSYENVRNALFNNRTSSLDHTASQHLSQDWRQAVEFDWVTEADEAISDQDNRQRLLRRLNMTNANAKALGIATNGSALDGFILMGKAAPWSYKFTGTTASTKLDFVSTAMHEIGHILGFVSGLDNPGELRSAWQAFQSNRMAEYEQKLWNRANSGTVLDLFRFNAERTSANPDFSYGNFGGWKKFSVDDGATALGYFANGDSINDGGDGYQASHWQSSEWYQANSVMAPALGRGRRQSIGWVDVQAMDAIGWDVRNDYAVSWGTLRDRAKAAMAAKLNTSIEWMEANKSQTVSSLRQSREADVTQMIKKSVIYEWGVDGGGWWQKVKQIFQQRALFSKIDLGAAQPLTNVTSNRSSSATTPAYPELTVQWEKSNDNAQSTIEQNGVTVQATSVQLVQVQNSEFDLNTPKAFSISVGQIAKQPGLDNQIDWGIPGDGYWDNQI